Proteins from a single region of Festucalex cinctus isolate MCC-2025b chromosome 19, RoL_Fcin_1.0, whole genome shotgun sequence:
- the LOC144008132 gene encoding uncharacterized protein LOC144008132 yields the protein MAPPVQMVQSIRHDQLVSNMSVNRTFQSKWGPSEFLQSRRLLADEAAGCSKMKESRLIGVGVLSCVEDDGVPADSQSSTTSQQLLLFLLILHPQGSKEGDELPENAVVWKQVTENSSWSTFFFLASHLTTCSEEQTYFFFLGPCASSWLTC from the exons ATGGCTCCTCCTGTGCAG ATGGTGCAGTCCATCAGACATGATCAACTTGTGTCCAACATGAGTGTCAAC CGCACCTTCCAGTCCAAGTGGGGCCCGTCCGAGTTTCTGCAATCAAGACGACTCCTTGCAG ATGAAGCTGCTGGATGTTCCAAGATGAAAGAAAGCAGACTGATTGGAGTTGGTGTCCTCAGCTG TGTGGAGGACGACGGGGTACCTGCTGACAGCCAAAGTTCAACGACGAGCCAACAACTTTTGCTTTTCTTGCTGATTTTGCATCCACAAG gCAGCAAGGAAGGTGATGAGCTTCCTGAAAATGCAGTGGTGTGGAAACAAGTTACAGAAAACTCGTCTTG GTCCACGTTCTTCTTCCTGGCCAGCCACTTGACCACATGCAGTGAGGAgcagacttattttttttttttaggtccatGCGCTTCTTCCTGGCTGACCTGTTGA
- the LOC144008130 gene encoding uncharacterized protein LOC144008130, producing MAPPVQMVQSIRHDQLVSNMSANRTFQSKWGLSEFLQSRRLLADEAAGCSKMKESRLIGVGVLSCVEDDGVPADGQSSTTSQQLVLFLLILHPQGSKEGDELPENAVVWKQVTENSSWSTFFFLASHLTTCSEEQTYFFFFRSMFFFLADLLTTRSSNM from the exons ATGGCTCCTCCTGTGCAG ATGGTGCAGTCCATCAGACATGATCAACTTGTGTCCAACATGAGTGCCAAC CGCACCTTCCAGTCCAAGTGGGGCCTGTCGGAGTTTCTGCAATCAAGACGACTCCTTGCAG ATGAAGCTGCTGGATGTTCCAAGATGAAAGAAAGCAGACTGATTGGAGTTGGTGTCCTCAGCTG TGTGGAGGACGACGGGGTACCTGCTGACGGCCAAAGTTCAACAACAAGCCAACAACTTGTGCTTTTCTTGCTGATTTTGCATCCACAAG gCAGCAAGGAAGGTGATGAGCTTCCTGAAAATGCAGTGGTGTGGAAACAAGTTACAGAAAACTCGTCTTG GTCCACGTTCTTCTTCCTGGCCAGCCACTTGACCACATGCAGTGAGGAgcagacttatttttttttttttaggtccatGTTCTTCTTCCTGGCTGACCTGTTGACCACAAGATCATCCAACATGTaa